A single region of the Gilliamella apis genome encodes:
- a CDS encoding DASS family sodium-coupled anion symporter yields the protein MNTVKKPPVKWLPLIIIAGISAILWLFISPPEGISLEGWRTSIIFVATIACIVAEIMPIGAIGLLAITVFAVLRPSGATTAAESVKISLSELNSSLIWLIVIAFMIARGFIKTGLSKRMAYFLVKILGKNTLGLAYGLSVTDVALAPAIPSTTARAGGVIYPIAEALAINFNSNPKDESRNRIGTFLMLTISHVNDITSAMFLTAFTGNLLAAKLVTSSLGITLGWGQWFIAAIVPCLVSFVVIPLVIYFLTNPELKKTPEAPKLAAEELKKMGSITLKEIIMGSTVVLLLALWIFGKNIGIDSTTTAFIGLTILILTGVLSWDDIKGEKAAWDTLIWFAALLMMAGQVNKLGVTKWLGDTIGSAVKGHLGDSSWIFVIIILCVAYVYLHYFFASGNAHIAALFPVFLSVAIALGVPQLIAIFALVICTNYFGSLTQFANARNPLLFAEGFVPVKTWWKVGFICSVVNLIIVFTIGILWWKIIGLG from the coding sequence ATGAATACAGTAAAAAAACCGCCAGTTAAATGGCTTCCTCTTATTATTATTGCAGGGATATCGGCAATATTATGGCTTTTTATATCTCCACCAGAAGGTATTAGTTTAGAAGGTTGGCGAACAAGTATTATATTTGTGGCAACTATCGCCTGTATCGTGGCAGAAATCATGCCTATAGGCGCAATTGGATTATTAGCTATTACGGTATTTGCTGTTCTAAGACCATCAGGGGCGACAACCGCTGCTGAATCAGTCAAAATATCATTAAGTGAATTAAACAGTAGTTTAATTTGGTTGATTGTTATTGCGTTTATGATAGCTCGAGGGTTTATTAAAACTGGTTTAAGTAAACGTATGGCTTATTTTTTAGTAAAAATTTTAGGCAAAAATACCTTAGGTTTAGCCTATGGATTATCAGTAACGGATGTTGCATTAGCACCAGCGATTCCAAGTACTACGGCTCGAGCTGGTGGTGTAATTTATCCAATTGCTGAAGCATTAGCAATCAACTTTAATTCAAATCCTAAAGATGAATCAAGAAATCGTATTGGTACTTTTTTAATGCTAACCATAAGTCACGTTAACGACATTACTTCGGCAATGTTTTTAACTGCTTTTACTGGTAATTTATTAGCGGCAAAATTAGTGACTTCATCACTTGGCATTACTTTGGGTTGGGGACAATGGTTTATTGCTGCAATTGTTCCTTGTTTAGTGTCATTTGTTGTTATTCCTTTAGTTATTTATTTCTTAACTAATCCAGAATTGAAAAAAACACCTGAAGCACCAAAATTAGCTGCTGAAGAACTTAAGAAAATGGGTTCAATTACCTTAAAAGAAATCATTATGGGTTCTACAGTCGTTTTATTATTAGCACTTTGGATTTTTGGTAAAAATATTGGTATCGATTCAACTACAACTGCATTTATTGGTTTAACTATTTTAATTTTAACTGGTGTATTAAGTTGGGATGATATTAAAGGTGAAAAAGCTGCTTGGGATACATTAATCTGGTTTGCGGCTTTATTAATGATGGCAGGTCAAGTCAACAAACTTGGTGTCACTAAATGGTTAGGCGATACCATTGGCTCTGCAGTGAAAGGGCATTTAGGGGATAGTAGTTGGATTTTTGTTATCATTATTTTATGCGTTGCTTATGTTTATTTACACTATTTCTTTGCCAGTGGTAATGCACATATTGCAGCTCTGTTCCCAGTGTTCTTATCCGTTGCTATTGCCTTAGGTGTACCACAATTAATTGCTATTTTTGCTTTAGTCATTTGTACCAATTACTTTGGTTCACTTACCCAATTTGCTAATGCTCGAAATCCATTATTATTTGCTGAAGGCTTCGTACCTGTAAAAACTTGGTGGAAAGTAGGCTTTATTTGTAGTGTAGTTAATCTAATTATTGTTTTCACCATTGGTATTTTATGGTGGAAAATTATTGGATTAGGTTAA
- a CDS encoding FAD:protein FMN transferase, translated as MHHSRYEYTQAMMGTTVSLMLFEPNETVVQHVFNTINQLENKLTVNRPVSEVMSINNAAGKHPIRVSHAVYSLIEQAWKVSLMPDSCFNVAIGPLVKLWKIGFSGHQVPDPEQIVEKKSLIDPNDIELDPNSCSVFLKKVGMEIDLGAIAKGYIADVIKLVLQQHKVYQAIINLGGNVLTIGDSPIDAEGYWHIGLKKPFSSVENELVGLIKVKNKSVVTSGIYERYFIENQHVYHHILDSKTGYPLDNELESITVISDTSLEGDIYSTILYGFGIEKTKQLLKNQQNLSAIFLLKDKTIKIVNPDNFAFELLNREYQVI; from the coding sequence ATGCATCATTCACGCTATGAATATACTCAAGCTATGATGGGAACAACGGTATCATTAATGCTTTTTGAGCCTAATGAAACCGTTGTGCAACATGTTTTTAATACCATTAATCAGCTTGAAAATAAATTAACGGTTAATAGACCCGTATCGGAAGTTATGTCAATCAACAATGCGGCAGGAAAGCATCCGATAAGAGTTAGTCATGCCGTTTATTCGCTTATTGAGCAAGCTTGGAAAGTCAGTTTAATGCCAGATAGTTGCTTTAATGTTGCTATTGGCCCCTTAGTTAAACTTTGGAAAATTGGTTTTTCTGGACATCAGGTCCCCGATCCCGAGCAAATTGTTGAAAAAAAATCTTTGATTGATCCTAATGATATTGAATTAGATCCTAATTCTTGTTCGGTATTTTTAAAAAAAGTAGGCATGGAGATTGATTTAGGCGCAATAGCCAAAGGTTATATTGCCGATGTGATTAAACTAGTTTTGCAACAGCACAAAGTTTATCAGGCAATAATAAACTTAGGTGGTAATGTGCTAACTATAGGCGACTCACCCATTGATGCTGAAGGTTATTGGCATATAGGGTTAAAAAAACCCTTTTCCTCAGTCGAAAATGAGTTAGTCGGTCTTATTAAAGTAAAAAATAAATCTGTTGTTACATCGGGAATTTACGAACGTTACTTTATTGAAAATCAACATGTTTATCATCACATTCTGGATTCTAAAACGGGTTATCCCTTAGATAATGAGTTAGAAAGTATTACCGTTATTTCGGATACATCCCTTGAAGGTGATATTTATTCAACAATCTTATATGGATTTGGTATTGAAAAGACTAAACAATTATTGAAAAATCAGCAAAATTTATCTGCTATATTTTTATTGAAGGATAAAACAATAAAGATAGTCAATCCTGATAATTTTGCTTTTGAACTGCTCAATAGAGAATATCAAGTAATCTAA
- a CDS encoding flavocytochrome c, with amino-acid sequence MKKDIFKSVTLPNGVALKNRIMMAPMTTCSGFYEGSVTNDLIEYYRARAGEIGTIIVECGFVDNKGLAFPGAIGLDSDDKIEGLAKIAQAIKEKGSKAVIQVYHGGRMVEPKLIGGQTPVGPSAIAAPRPGAATPIELTADEVDQMIDKFGQAVRRAIQAGFDGVEIHGANTYLIQQFYSPNSNQRNDKWGGSRDNRARFPLAVLDITYNMVKQYANSDFIVGYRFSPEEIEEPGIRFDDSMYLLEKLAEKGLDYIHFSMGAILRPSIVDTQDPTPLINKYIAMRSETLAKIPVVGVGNVVNESDVRAALDNGFDFVAVGRACIAYPDWTDRIMKGEKLELFINSDKREELNIPEPLWHFSLVESLIRDVNLNVKKFKPGNYQEKVNDESYEFVINVELGKDFIKDMQLVNANNFDNEVLNNFSEIKHRIIESNSPHVDAISGATSQSEAFKKAVTKAMAQSNKEAIIAEGGDPNAKAYDVVVVGSGGAGLAAAIQAHDLGANVVVIEKMSVIGGNTNKASAGMNAAETKFQKLKGIVDSKDLFYQETMIGGKNKNNPELLRYFVENAPDAIDWLDNNGIELSGITTTGGMSIDRTHRPASGAAVGGFLISGLVKNINRRGIEVMLDCNVTEIITENHKVVGVKVTEEDGSIQTIKAKAVIIATGGFSANHEMVEKYRPDLKGFVTTNHKGATGSGIMILEKLGAGTVDMKEIQIHPTVEQTTSYLISESIRGGGAILVSQKGERFVNELNTRDKVSAEIIKLPEHYSYILFDQQIRDENKSVEEYVSQDLTVQADSINELAQKLSIDANTLHKTIERYNHFVNNKQDEDFGRTTGLRHPIDKAPFYAIKIAPGIHHTMGGVTINTETQVLDTEKNVISGVFAAGEVVGGVHGANRIGGNAVADIIIFGMQAGKQATDYIHQ; translated from the coding sequence ATGAAAAAAGATATTTTCAAGTCAGTAACTTTACCCAATGGAGTGGCATTAAAAAATCGCATTATGATGGCGCCTATGACCACTTGTTCAGGGTTTTATGAAGGATCAGTTACCAATGATTTAATCGAATATTATCGAGCAAGAGCCGGAGAAATAGGCACAATTATTGTTGAATGTGGCTTTGTTGACAATAAAGGATTAGCTTTTCCTGGTGCAATCGGTCTAGATAGCGATGATAAAATTGAAGGTCTTGCTAAAATAGCTCAAGCTATTAAAGAAAAAGGTTCAAAAGCAGTTATTCAAGTTTATCATGGCGGTAGAATGGTTGAACCAAAACTTATTGGCGGTCAAACGCCTGTTGGTCCAAGTGCTATTGCCGCCCCAAGACCGGGAGCTGCTACACCGATAGAATTAACTGCCGATGAAGTTGATCAAATGATTGATAAGTTTGGTCAAGCAGTACGTCGAGCCATTCAAGCTGGTTTTGATGGCGTGGAAATTCATGGTGCTAATACTTATTTGATTCAACAATTTTATTCACCAAATTCAAATCAACGAAATGATAAATGGGGTGGCAGTCGCGATAATCGAGCTCGATTTCCACTAGCGGTTTTAGATATCACCTATAATATGGTCAAACAGTATGCAAATTCAGACTTTATTGTTGGTTACCGATTCTCTCCAGAAGAAATAGAAGAGCCAGGAATTCGTTTTGATGATTCAATGTATTTACTTGAAAAGCTTGCGGAGAAAGGCTTAGATTATATTCACTTTTCAATGGGGGCTATTTTAAGACCTTCGATAGTTGATACTCAAGATCCAACACCATTAATTAATAAATATATAGCAATGCGTTCAGAAACTTTAGCTAAAATTCCAGTTGTTGGGGTGGGTAACGTTGTTAATGAAAGCGATGTTAGAGCTGCATTAGATAATGGATTTGACTTTGTTGCTGTTGGCCGAGCGTGTATTGCTTATCCAGATTGGACTGATCGCATCATGAAAGGTGAAAAATTAGAACTATTCATCAATAGTGATAAACGAGAAGAACTTAATATTCCCGAACCTTTGTGGCATTTTTCACTTGTCGAAAGTTTAATTCGTGATGTGAATTTAAATGTTAAAAAGTTTAAACCTGGTAATTATCAAGAAAAAGTTAATGATGAATCTTATGAATTTGTGATTAATGTTGAGCTTGGTAAAGATTTTATCAAAGATATGCAATTAGTTAATGCCAATAATTTTGATAATGAGGTATTAAATAATTTTTCAGAAATTAAGCATCGCATTATTGAGTCAAATAGTCCTCATGTAGATGCGATTTCTGGTGCTACATCACAAAGTGAAGCCTTCAAAAAAGCAGTTACTAAGGCGATGGCTCAATCAAACAAAGAAGCGATTATTGCTGAAGGTGGTGATCCAAATGCCAAAGCCTATGATGTTGTTGTTGTCGGTAGTGGTGGTGCCGGTCTTGCTGCAGCGATTCAAGCCCATGACCTTGGTGCTAATGTTGTTGTGATTGAAAAAATGTCAGTTATTGGCGGTAATACCAATAAAGCTTCAGCAGGTATGAATGCTGCGGAAACCAAATTCCAAAAACTTAAAGGTATTGTCGATAGTAAAGATCTGTTTTATCAAGAAACCATGATTGGTGGTAAAAACAAAAATAATCCAGAACTATTACGCTATTTTGTTGAGAATGCGCCTGATGCTATTGATTGGTTAGATAATAATGGCATTGAACTCAGCGGTATTACAACTACTGGTGGTATGAGTATTGATCGTACTCATCGTCCTGCAAGTGGTGCTGCAGTCGGCGGTTTTTTAATTAGTGGTTTAGTTAAAAATATTAACCGACGTGGCATTGAAGTAATGCTTGATTGTAATGTTACTGAAATTATTACTGAAAATCATAAAGTTGTTGGTGTTAAAGTGACTGAAGAAGATGGTTCAATACAAACCATAAAAGCTAAAGCAGTTATAATTGCTACCGGTGGTTTTAGTGCCAATCATGAAATGGTTGAAAAATATCGTCCAGATCTTAAAGGATTTGTCACCACCAATCACAAAGGAGCAACTGGCTCTGGTATTATGATTTTAGAAAAATTAGGTGCCGGAACAGTGGATATGAAAGAAATTCAAATTCATCCGACTGTTGAGCAGACTACATCTTACTTAATTTCTGAATCAATTCGTGGTGGTGGTGCGATTTTAGTATCACAAAAAGGTGAACGTTTTGTTAATGAATTAAATACACGTGATAAAGTTTCTGCCGAAATCATTAAGTTGCCTGAACATTATTCGTATATTTTATTTGATCAACAAATTCGCGATGAAAATAAATCTGTTGAGGAATATGTATCGCAAGATCTAACTGTACAAGCTGATTCAATTAATGAGTTAGCACAAAAACTGTCAATTGATGCGAATACCTTACATAAAACCATTGAACGATATAATCATTTTGTTAATAACAAACAAGATGAAGATTTTGGCCGAACTACTGGTTTACGTCATCCAATTGATAAAGCACCTTTTTATGCGATCAAAATTGCTCCAGGTATTCATCATACTATGGGTGGGGTAACGATTAATACTGAAACCCAAGTTCTTGATACCGAGAAAAATGTTATCAGTGGGGTATTTGCGGCTGGTGAAGTTGTTGGTGGTGTACATGGCGCCAATCGTATCGGTGGTAACGCCGTAGCTGATATTATCATTTTTGGTATGCAAGCAGGTAAACAAGCTACAGATTATATTCATCAATAA
- a CDS encoding dihydroorotate oxidase — MKPLIPFYNPSISYEDNYAQGPFGLFAELDKAEQVATKPTKFLNVDVNLPFGQPAGPLLNANYIKAAFAYGFDLCVYKTVRTKFHKCHPLPNVLSVHPNGKLSPNLDTVLADRNYDQPLSITNSFGVPSFAPDIWQPDMADAVNAAGAGQCVIGSFQGTQGNGEIEKDYALAAKLVRETNAPILEANLSCPNEGASKLLCFDVDKVERIVNEIKNAVPDRPLILKLAYFPDDERIISLLTRVGKIIDGLSTINTLSAKPVDASGHPALGENRKEGGICGDAIRWAGLDMVSRLAKYRQQLDLNFSIIGVGGVSNSEHYHQFIQNGADAVMSATGAMWNPLLAIEIKKSLK; from the coding sequence ATGAAACCTTTGATCCCTTTTTATAATCCAAGCATAAGTTACGAAGATAATTATGCTCAAGGCCCTTTTGGACTTTTTGCTGAATTAGATAAGGCTGAACAGGTCGCAACTAAACCAACAAAATTTTTAAATGTCGATGTTAATCTTCCATTTGGTCAGCCTGCAGGTCCGTTACTAAATGCTAATTATATCAAAGCTGCTTTTGCTTATGGATTTGACTTATGTGTTTATAAAACGGTTAGAACCAAGTTTCACAAATGTCATCCATTACCGAATGTTTTGTCTGTTCATCCTAACGGCAAGTTATCACCTAACCTAGATACTGTGTTGGCTGATAGAAACTATGATCAACCTTTATCCATTACTAATTCTTTTGGTGTGCCATCGTTTGCACCGGATATTTGGCAACCTGATATGGCTGATGCGGTAAATGCGGCTGGCGCTGGACAATGTGTAATAGGTAGTTTCCAAGGTACCCAAGGTAATGGTGAGATAGAAAAAGATTATGCTTTAGCGGCTAAATTAGTGAGAGAAACTAATGCGCCTATATTAGAAGCTAATTTGAGTTGTCCAAACGAAGGAGCAAGTAAACTACTTTGTTTTGATGTCGATAAAGTAGAACGAATTGTGAATGAAATTAAGAATGCGGTACCAGATCGCCCTCTTATATTAAAATTAGCCTATTTTCCTGATGATGAACGCATTATATCTCTATTAACTCGTGTCGGAAAAATCATTGACGGATTAAGTACTATTAATACCCTTTCGGCAAAACCGGTAGATGCAAGTGGACATCCGGCACTAGGTGAAAACCGTAAAGAAGGTGGCATATGTGGTGATGCAATTCGTTGGGCTGGACTTGATATGGTGAGTCGTTTGGCAAAATATCGTCAACAACTGGATTTAAATTTTTCCATTATTGGCGTTGGTGGTGTTAGCAATAGTGAACATTATCATCAATTTATTCAAAATGGCGCTGATGCGGTAATGAGTGCTACAGGAGCAATGTGGAACCCATTATTAGCTATTGAGATTAAAAAAAGTCTTAAATAG
- a CDS encoding YbaN family protein: MLKKSLFIFLGGLSFVLGTVGIFIPILPTVPFYLLTAYLWLNSSDRLYNYFTQTRYYQTYVQKMLIEKKVSKKGLIKMLTMVFIILLIPFILFDSLHVRIILAIVFFAHVIFGGYYFLKKR, translated from the coding sequence ATGTTAAAGAAATCGCTATTTATTTTTTTAGGAGGGCTTTCCTTTGTATTAGGAACAGTGGGGATTTTTATTCCTATTTTACCTACTGTACCTTTTTATTTGCTTACTGCATATCTATGGTTAAACAGTTCTGATCGCCTATATAACTATTTTACCCAAACTCGTTATTATCAGACCTATGTGCAGAAAATGCTTATCGAGAAAAAAGTATCAAAAAAAGGATTGATAAAAATGTTAACCATGGTTTTCATCATTTTATTAATTCCATTTATTTTATTTGATTCTTTGCATGTCAGAATTATTTTAGCAATAGTCTTCTTTGCACATGTTATTTTTGGTGGGTATTATTTTCTCAAGAAGAGATAA
- the dnaQ gene encoding DNA polymerase III subunit epsilon: MITHSTRQIVLDTETTGMNQDGNNHYEGHKIIEIGAVEVLNRRLTGNHFHVYINPERLIDEEAFKVHGISDEFVKDKPIFKNIAHDFIKFIDGAELVIHNASFDVGFMDYEFRLCGLDYKTADHCIITDTLAMARRLFPGKRNNLDALCERYQIDNSHRTLHGALLDAEILAEVYLAMTGGQTTLAFSSDDNLSASMTNNAVKKIERSGIPLTVIKANEVELSAHDSILEKIDKKSGGALWKVH, encoded by the coding sequence GTGATAACACATTCAACCCGCCAAATTGTATTAGATACAGAAACTACAGGTATGAATCAAGACGGTAATAATCATTATGAAGGTCATAAGATTATTGAGATTGGTGCAGTTGAGGTATTAAATCGACGATTAACAGGAAATCATTTCCATGTTTACATCAATCCAGAACGTTTAATTGATGAAGAAGCCTTTAAAGTTCATGGTATCAGTGATGAATTTGTTAAAGACAAACCGATTTTTAAAAATATTGCACATGATTTTATTAAGTTTATAGATGGTGCTGAATTAGTTATTCATAACGCCTCGTTTGACGTTGGCTTTATGGACTATGAGTTTCGTCTTTGTGGGTTAGACTATAAAACAGCTGATCACTGTATTATTACCGATACATTAGCTATGGCTCGCCGTCTTTTCCCTGGTAAACGTAATAATTTGGATGCATTGTGCGAGCGTTATCAAATTGATAATTCACATCGTACCTTACATGGAGCCTTACTGGATGCTGAAATACTTGCTGAAGTTTATTTAGCAATGACCGGAGGACAAACCACTTTGGCATTTAGTTCGGACGATAATTTATCTGCATCAATGACGAATAATGCCGTGAAAAAAATTGAACGTAGTGGAATACCGCTAACAGTAATTAAAGCTAACGAAGTAGAATTATCTGCGCATGATTCAATTTTAGAAAAAATTGATAAAAAAAGTGGTGGAGCGCTTTGGAAAGTGCATTAA
- the rnhA gene encoding ribonuclease HI, which yields MQKSIEIFTDGSCLGNPGPGGYAAILKYKQNEKVLAQGYFNTTNNRMELLAAIVALALLKEPCQIKLYSDSQYLRNGISNWIHGWKKNGWRTAKKQPVKNVDLWQRLDELAKLHTIEWIWVKGHAGHIENERCDVIAKTQAESPTLHDTIFEASLTD from the coding sequence ATGCAAAAAAGTATTGAAATATTCACTGATGGATCTTGTTTGGGTAATCCAGGACCTGGTGGATATGCAGCGATTTTAAAATACAAACAAAATGAAAAAGTACTAGCTCAAGGTTATTTCAACACCACTAATAATCGTATGGAGTTACTTGCTGCCATTGTTGCGTTAGCATTACTGAAAGAACCCTGTCAAATTAAGCTTTATTCTGACAGCCAATATTTACGCAATGGTATTTCGAATTGGATTCATGGTTGGAAAAAAAACGGCTGGAGAACCGCTAAAAAACAACCAGTGAAAAACGTTGATTTATGGCAACGTTTAGATGAATTAGCTAAGCTACATACTATCGAATGGATTTGGGTAAAAGGCCATGCAGGCCATATTGAGAACGAACGCTGTGATGTTATCGCTAAAACGCAAGCTGAATCACCTACCTTACATGATACTATTTTTGAAGCATCATTAACTGATTAA
- the gloB gene encoding hydroxyacylglutathione hydrolase — translation MYQLHIIPALKDNYIWLLENANKQVVIIDPGEAAPVLSYLKKYHLAPLAILLTHHHIDHTGGVTELKAAYPDIEAFGPSEINLQINHLENINELLIADFRYEVIPVPGHTLGHLAYYCHPYLFCGDTLFSAGCGRIFEGDHKQMLSSLNKLKQLPDDTLICAGHEYTLTNLDFTQMLVPADQVIREYYDFTCRKKITLPSILTKEKQINLFLRCEEKNLQNKFNCNNELELFAFFRSQKDIF, via the coding sequence ATGTATCAGCTACATATTATCCCTGCTCTAAAAGATAATTATATTTGGTTACTTGAAAATGCTAATAAACAGGTAGTTATTATAGATCCTGGTGAAGCTGCTCCAGTGCTAAGTTATCTAAAAAAATATCACTTAGCACCCCTTGCAATTTTACTCACTCATCACCATATCGATCACACTGGTGGGGTAACTGAGCTAAAAGCAGCTTATCCCGATATTGAAGCTTTTGGGCCAAGTGAAATTAATTTGCAGATTAACCATCTCGAAAACATCAATGAATTATTGATTGCTGATTTTCGATATGAGGTTATTCCAGTACCGGGACATACATTAGGACATTTAGCTTATTATTGTCACCCATATTTATTTTGTGGAGATACATTGTTTTCCGCTGGTTGTGGAAGAATTTTTGAAGGTGATCATAAGCAAATGCTAAGTTCACTGAATAAATTAAAGCAGTTACCTGATGATACCCTTATTTGTGCAGGACATGAATATACCTTAACTAATTTAGATTTTACTCAAATGCTGGTTCCTGCGGATCAAGTTATCCGTGAGTATTATGATTTTACCTGCAGAAAGAAAATTACTTTGCCTTCTATTTTAACCAAAGAAAAACAGATCAACTTATTTTTACGTTGTGAGGAAAAAAACTTACAAAATAAATTTAATTGTAACAATGAGTTAGAGTTGTTTGCTTTTTTTAGGAGCCAAAAGGACATTTTTTAG
- a CDS encoding transglycosylase SLT domain-containing protein: MKKLLIFTVLCAFLVGCQNHGSRYNAGSKKYNTKSIVNSSVKSGGVNYASVTQNPWRYMLTQINVNVPNNSRVVAERERLLRNPKGFENIALRSEPYVYYIINQLRKNKLPVELALIPLIESAYDPLATSPAQAAGLWQFVPITAKEYGLKRSSSFDGRRDLIASTGSAISLLQNLNNRFNGDWLLTLAAYNAGEGRIQRAIDKNKAKGLSTDYWSLDLPAETMHYVPKILAIIDIVKNNKRYGIKLPDCNYENSLVRIDMSKNVSLAKIAQYSELSLNDLMTYNAGYVQQTVNGPFHLLVPYSHADKLFKKLKSENLVVNQVTELLEDVPHNNMPFEIKSTTIQYTGTNTKDTKSMLNGGKKQITYQVKAGDNLYTIAQNYRVKITDLLQWNKLKNMRVKEGDILTINLVNSNPI; this comes from the coding sequence ATGAAAAAATTATTAATATTTACAGTGTTATGTGCTTTTTTAGTCGGGTGTCAGAATCATGGTTCACGATACAACGCTGGCTCAAAAAAATATAATACTAAATCAATAGTTAATTCTAGCGTTAAAAGTGGTGGTGTTAATTACGCTTCAGTTACGCAAAATCCTTGGCGTTATATGTTAACGCAAATTAACGTTAATGTACCTAATAATAGCCGAGTTGTTGCCGAACGCGAACGTTTATTACGTAATCCAAAAGGATTTGAAAATATTGCGTTACGATCTGAGCCTTATGTGTATTACATCATTAATCAGTTACGAAAAAATAAATTACCGGTCGAACTAGCTTTAATCCCATTAATAGAAAGTGCTTACGATCCTTTAGCCACATCTCCTGCTCAAGCTGCTGGTTTATGGCAATTTGTACCTATCACTGCTAAAGAATATGGTTTAAAACGTAGTAGCAGTTTTGATGGCCGTCGAGATCTAATTGCATCAACTGGTTCAGCAATTTCTTTGTTACAAAACCTTAATAATCGATTTAATGGCGATTGGCTGTTAACATTAGCTGCATATAATGCTGGTGAAGGTAGAATTCAAAGAGCTATTGATAAAAATAAAGCTAAAGGTTTATCAACTGATTATTGGTCGTTAGATTTACCGGCAGAAACAATGCATTATGTGCCGAAAATATTAGCTATCATTGATATTGTTAAAAATAATAAACGATATGGTATTAAATTACCTGATTGTAATTATGAAAATTCATTAGTTAGAATCGATATGTCTAAAAACGTATCACTAGCTAAAATAGCGCAATATTCAGAATTATCACTTAACGATTTAATGACATACAATGCAGGTTATGTACAACAAACAGTAAATGGCCCTTTCCATCTATTGGTACCTTATTCTCATGCAGATAAATTATTTAAAAAGTTAAAATCTGAAAATTTAGTTGTTAATCAAGTGACTGAACTTTTAGAAGATGTTCCACATAACAATATGCCGTTTGAAATAAAATCTACTACTATTCAATATACAGGTACCAATACGAAAGATACCAAATCAATGTTGAATGGTGGCAAAAAACAGATTACTTATCAAGTTAAAGCGGGTGATAACCTTTATACTATCGCTCAAAATTACCGAGTTAAAATCACCGATCTTTTGCAATGGAATAAATTAAAAAATATGCGTGTTAAAGAAGGTGATATCTTAACGATCAATTTGGTCAATTCTAATCCAATTTAA
- a CDS encoding endonuclease/exonuclease/phosphatase family protein, which yields MFKHRDYTLRYQGKCDVELILPNHKIMHNEPLIGQQPFSVLVWNIFKQKRADCINILEQYAHQTKLILLQEAQTTSQLLNFIAENNKIADHVPAYSLNDIYAGVMTITDTTPTQILSFREREPFIRVPKSALITLYPIKNSTQQLLVANIHAINFSLGVKVYRQQIYMLLNYIEQHHGPVILAGDFNAWSRQRLSLLYHLIRSINLKPVNFSNDIRKTFLGRPLDFVFYRGLKLNAANIVNTAASDHNPLFVKFKLD from the coding sequence ATGTTTAAACATCGCGATTATACATTACGATATCAAGGAAAATGTGATGTTGAATTAATATTACCAAACCATAAAATTATGCATAATGAACCGTTAATTGGCCAACAACCTTTTTCAGTTTTAGTTTGGAATATTTTTAAACAGAAGAGGGCGGATTGTATTAATATCCTCGAGCAATATGCTCATCAAACCAAGTTGATATTATTACAGGAAGCTCAAACCACCTCACAATTATTAAATTTTATTGCTGAAAATAATAAAATTGCTGATCATGTACCAGCCTATAGTTTAAACGATATTTATGCTGGAGTTATGACAATAACTGACACAACACCAACACAAATTTTATCCTTTAGAGAAAGAGAACCATTCATTCGAGTACCAAAATCAGCATTAATTACTCTTTATCCAATAAAAAATTCAACGCAACAACTTTTAGTTGCTAATATTCATGCTATTAATTTTAGTCTAGGGGTGAAAGTTTACCGCCAACAAATTTATATGTTATTAAATTATATCGAACAACATCATGGGCCAGTAATTTTGGCGGGCGACTTTAATGCCTGGAGTCGGCAACGATTAAGCCTACTTTATCATTTAATTCGTTCAATAAATCTTAAACCAGTTAATTTCTCTAATGATATAAGAAAAACATTTTTAGGTAGGCCACTTGATTTTGTATTTTATCGAGGATTGAAGCTTAATGCGGCTAATATAGTCAATACAGCCGCATCAGATCATAATCCATTATTTGTGAAATTTAAATTGGATTAG